One genomic segment of Hordeum vulgare subsp. vulgare chromosome 2H, MorexV3_pseudomolecules_assembly, whole genome shotgun sequence includes these proteins:
- the LOC123427950 gene encoding phosphatidylinositol 4-phosphate 5-kinase 9-like isoform X1, giving the protein MQGRTAAPAASNNHLQPRADTSHPQQSHPDAAAASGTNSAGELTLPNGDLYSGTLSGGVPEGTGRYVWSGSGCVYEGGWRRGMRHGNGRTVWPSGAVYEGEYSAGFMDGEGTHLAAGSPSSSSSYRGQWKLDRKHGLGLQAHANGDVYQGSWVQGQMEGQGRYTWADGNSYVGTMRSGLMSGKGVLTWSAGDSFQGNWVAGVAHGYGLYTWDGGGCYLGTWSRGLKDGKGTFYPERRRVPAARLDDLRKRGVLPDVSFGTGADTEPAEADASLSRRNSGLGRPPVKKRASLQRRRSIGAAIGVAVGVVTGGPAGPEKTLKCEDTAGSLSQILEREYAQGVLISEVVLDKSLPDSPSAKKPRLRRSRKVKDAKRPGETIIKGHRSYDLMLCLQLGIRYTVGRITPIQEREVRASDFGPKANFWMNFPKNGSPLTPSHRALDFKWKDYCPMVFRNLREMFKIDTADYMISISGSDALRELSSPGKSGSIFLLSQDDQFMIKTLRKSEVQVLLRMLPYYYSHVHTYENTLVTKFFGLHRVRPSSGQKFRFVVMGNMFCTELRIHRRFDLKGSSLGRSTEKIKIDENTTLKDLDLNYSFYLEPSWRDALLKQIEIDSEFLRNHSIMDYSLLLGFHYRARRNVQIGSSCPESILPDKLTVLSEADAAEEDSVYNYRDGLILVQRGSDKNGSDTVGPHIRGSRLRAPSACFEEVDLLLPGTGRLPIQLGVNMPARAEKEEKQEDGNKSLHQVYDVVLYIGIIDILQKYNMTKKIEHAYKSIKYKYNPLSISAVEPQFYSERFLKFVGTAFPQNSSNQ; this is encoded by the exons ATGCAAGGCAGGACAGCAGCCCCTGCGGCCAGCAACAACCACCTTCAACCAAGAGCTGACACCTCTCACCCTCAGCAAAGCCATCCCGATGCCGCTGCAGCTTCCGGGACAAACTCCGCCGGAGAGCTCACGCTACCCAACGGCGACCTCTACTCCGGCACgctgtcgggaggggtgccggaggGCACGGGGCGGTACGTCTGGTCCGGCAGCGGCTGCGTGTACGAGGGCGGGTGGAGGCGGGGGATGAGGCATGGCAACGGAAGGACAGTGTGGCCGTCTGGGGCCGTCTACGAAGGCGAGTACTCCGCCGGCTTCATGGACGGCGAAGGGACACACCTCGCCGccggctccccctcctcctcgtcgtcttaCAGGGGGCAGTGGAAGCTGGACCGCAAGCACGGCCTCGGCCTCCAGGCGCACGCCAATGGCGACGTGTACCAGGGCTCCTGGGTTCAGGGCCAGATGGAAGGCCAGGGAAGGTACACGTGGGCGGACGGCAACAGCTACGTCGGCACCATGAGGAGCGGCCTCATGTCCGGCAAAGGTGTCCTCACGTGGAGCGCCGGCGACTCGTTCCAGGGGAACTGGGTCGCCGGCGTGGCGCACGGGTACGGGCTGTACACCTGGGACGGCGGCGGGTGCTACCTCGGGACCTGGAGCAGGGGGCTCAAGGACGGCAAAGGCACCTTCTACCCTGAGCGCCGCAGGGTTCCCGCCGCTCGCCTCGACGACCTGAGGAAGCGGGGCGTGCTGCCGGACGTCTCCTTCGGCACCGGCGCGGACACAGAGCCCGCGGAGGCGGATGCGAGCTTGTCCAGGAGGAACTCGGGCCTCGGGCGGCCTccggtgaagaagagggcgtctCTGCAGAGACGCCGGAGTATCGGAGCGGCCATCGGAGTCGCCGTCGGGGTGGTCACCGGAGGTCCAGCGGGTCCTGAAAAAACGCTGAAATGTGAAGACACGGCTGGCTCCCTCTCTCAGATACTCGAAAGGGAGTACGCGCAGGGCGTTCTGATCAGCGAGGTCGTGCTGGATAAGAGCCTCCCGGATTCTCCGTCGGCCAAGAAACCGAGACTTCGACGGAGCAGGAAGGTGAAGGATGCCAAAAGGCCCGGTGAGACGATAATTAAAGGGCACCGGAGCTACGATCTGATGCTCTGTCTGCAACTTGGAATCAG GTACACAGTTGGGAGGATTACGCCCATTCAGGAGCGTGAAGTGCGAGCTTCTGATTTTGGCCCCAAAGCAAATTTCTGGATGAACTTCCCCAAAAACGGATCGCCGCTTACTCCTTCACATCGTGCTCTAGATTTCAAGTGGAAGGACTACTGTCCAATGGTTTTCAG AAATTTGAGGGAGATGTTCAAGATTGATACAGCAGATTACATGATTTCCATTAGTGGAAGTGATGCACTTAGGGAGCTATCTTCTCCGGGAAAGAGTGGGAGTATCTTTCTCTTATCGCAAGATGATCAGTTTATGATCAAGACTCTTCGGAAATCAGAAGTGCAG GTTCTTCTGCGTATGCTTCCGTACTATTATAGTCATGTCCATACCTATGAGAATACACTTGTAACTAAATTTTTTGGCCTCCACAGGGTGAGACCTTCCAGCGGTCAAAAG TTTCGATTTGTAGTAATGGGCAACATGTTCTGCACAGAACTTAGAATTCATCGAAGATTTGATTTGAAAGGTTCGTCTTTGGGCCGTTCTACGGAGAAAATTAAAATCGATGAGAATACGACACTGAAAGACTTGGATCTGAACTATTCATTTTATCTCGAGCCTTCTTGGCGTGATGCTTTGCTAAA GCAGATTGAAATCGACAGCGAATTTCTAAGGAACCACAGTATAATGGATTACAGCTTGCTTCTCGGTTTCCATTACCGGGCTCGTCGAAACGTACAAATAGGATCATCATGTCCTGAAAGCATTTTGCCAGATAAACTAACTGTTCTTTCGGAAGCAG ATGCCGCGGAGGAGGATTCCGTTTATAACTATCGAGATGGGCTGATTTTGGTGCAGCGAGGCAGTGACAAAAATGGTTCAGACACTGTCGGCCCGCACATAAGGGGGAGCCGCCTGCGTGCGCCGTCGGCTTGTTTCGAGGAAGTAGATCTTCTGCTTCCAGGCACAGGAAG GCTCCCGATCCAGCTAGGGGTCAACATGCCGGCGAGAGCGGAGAAAGAAGAGAAACAAGAAGATGGCAACAAATCGCTCCATCAGGTGTATGATGTGGTGTTGTACATAGGGATCATTGATATTCTGCAGAAGTACAACATGACGAAGAAGATCGAACATGCATACAAGTCCATCAAGTATAAGTATAATCCCTTGTCAATATCTGCAGTTGAGCCTCAATTCTACTCGGAGCGCTTCCTCAAGTTCGTCGGGACCGCCTTCCCACAAAACTCATCTAATCAATAA
- the LOC123427950 gene encoding phosphatidylinositol 4-phosphate 5-kinase 9-like isoform X2, which yields MQGRTAAPAASNNHLQPRADTSHPQQSHPDAAAASGTNSAGELTLPNGDLYSGTLSGGVPEGTGRYVWSGSGCVYEGGWRRGMRHGNGRTVWPSGAVYEGEYSAGFMDGEGTHLAAGSPSSSSSYRGQWKLDRKHGLGLQAHANGDVYQGSWVQGQMEGQGRYTWADGNSYVGTMRSGLMSGKGVLTWSAGDSFQGNWVAGVAHGYGLYTWDGGGCYLGTWSRGLKDGKGTFYPERRRVPAARLDDLRKRGVLPDVSFGTGADTEPAEADASLSRRNSGLGRPPVKKRASLQRRRSIGAAIGVAVGVVTGGPAGPEKTLKCEDTAGSLSQILEREYAQGVLISEVVLDKSLPDSPSAKKPRLRRSRKVKDAKRPGETIIKGHRSYDLMLCLQLGIRYTVGRITPIQEREVRASDFGPKANFWMNFPKNGSPLTPSHRALDFKWKDYCPMVFRNLREMFKIDTADYMISISGSDALRELSSPGKSGSIFLLSQDDQFMIKTLRKSEVQVLLRMLPYYYSHVHTYENTLVTKFFGLHRVRPSSGQKFRFVVMGNMFCTELRIHRRFDLKGSSLGRSTEKIKIDENTTLKDLDLNYSFYLEPSWRDALLKQIEIDSEFLRNHSIMDYSLLLGFHYRARRNVQIGSSCPESILPDKLTVLSEAARQ from the exons ATGCAAGGCAGGACAGCAGCCCCTGCGGCCAGCAACAACCACCTTCAACCAAGAGCTGACACCTCTCACCCTCAGCAAAGCCATCCCGATGCCGCTGCAGCTTCCGGGACAAACTCCGCCGGAGAGCTCACGCTACCCAACGGCGACCTCTACTCCGGCACgctgtcgggaggggtgccggaggGCACGGGGCGGTACGTCTGGTCCGGCAGCGGCTGCGTGTACGAGGGCGGGTGGAGGCGGGGGATGAGGCATGGCAACGGAAGGACAGTGTGGCCGTCTGGGGCCGTCTACGAAGGCGAGTACTCCGCCGGCTTCATGGACGGCGAAGGGACACACCTCGCCGccggctccccctcctcctcgtcgtcttaCAGGGGGCAGTGGAAGCTGGACCGCAAGCACGGCCTCGGCCTCCAGGCGCACGCCAATGGCGACGTGTACCAGGGCTCCTGGGTTCAGGGCCAGATGGAAGGCCAGGGAAGGTACACGTGGGCGGACGGCAACAGCTACGTCGGCACCATGAGGAGCGGCCTCATGTCCGGCAAAGGTGTCCTCACGTGGAGCGCCGGCGACTCGTTCCAGGGGAACTGGGTCGCCGGCGTGGCGCACGGGTACGGGCTGTACACCTGGGACGGCGGCGGGTGCTACCTCGGGACCTGGAGCAGGGGGCTCAAGGACGGCAAAGGCACCTTCTACCCTGAGCGCCGCAGGGTTCCCGCCGCTCGCCTCGACGACCTGAGGAAGCGGGGCGTGCTGCCGGACGTCTCCTTCGGCACCGGCGCGGACACAGAGCCCGCGGAGGCGGATGCGAGCTTGTCCAGGAGGAACTCGGGCCTCGGGCGGCCTccggtgaagaagagggcgtctCTGCAGAGACGCCGGAGTATCGGAGCGGCCATCGGAGTCGCCGTCGGGGTGGTCACCGGAGGTCCAGCGGGTCCTGAAAAAACGCTGAAATGTGAAGACACGGCTGGCTCCCTCTCTCAGATACTCGAAAGGGAGTACGCGCAGGGCGTTCTGATCAGCGAGGTCGTGCTGGATAAGAGCCTCCCGGATTCTCCGTCGGCCAAGAAACCGAGACTTCGACGGAGCAGGAAGGTGAAGGATGCCAAAAGGCCCGGTGAGACGATAATTAAAGGGCACCGGAGCTACGATCTGATGCTCTGTCTGCAACTTGGAATCAG GTACACAGTTGGGAGGATTACGCCCATTCAGGAGCGTGAAGTGCGAGCTTCTGATTTTGGCCCCAAAGCAAATTTCTGGATGAACTTCCCCAAAAACGGATCGCCGCTTACTCCTTCACATCGTGCTCTAGATTTCAAGTGGAAGGACTACTGTCCAATGGTTTTCAG AAATTTGAGGGAGATGTTCAAGATTGATACAGCAGATTACATGATTTCCATTAGTGGAAGTGATGCACTTAGGGAGCTATCTTCTCCGGGAAAGAGTGGGAGTATCTTTCTCTTATCGCAAGATGATCAGTTTATGATCAAGACTCTTCGGAAATCAGAAGTGCAG GTTCTTCTGCGTATGCTTCCGTACTATTATAGTCATGTCCATACCTATGAGAATACACTTGTAACTAAATTTTTTGGCCTCCACAGGGTGAGACCTTCCAGCGGTCAAAAG TTTCGATTTGTAGTAATGGGCAACATGTTCTGCACAGAACTTAGAATTCATCGAAGATTTGATTTGAAAGGTTCGTCTTTGGGCCGTTCTACGGAGAAAATTAAAATCGATGAGAATACGACACTGAAAGACTTGGATCTGAACTATTCATTTTATCTCGAGCCTTCTTGGCGTGATGCTTTGCTAAA GCAGATTGAAATCGACAGCGAATTTCTAAGGAACCACAGTATAATGGATTACAGCTTGCTTCTCGGTTTCCATTACCGGGCTCGTCGAAACGTACAAATAGGATCATCATGTCCTGAAAGCATTTTGCCAGATAAACTAACTGTTCTTTCGGAAGCAG CGAGGCAGTGA